A window of Cryptomeria japonica chromosome 3, Sugi_1.0, whole genome shotgun sequence contains these coding sequences:
- the LOC131033489 gene encoding DNA-directed RNA polymerase subunit beta' — MNQNLFFMSDQDKHEQLRIGLVSPEQILAWSERILPNGERVRQVTTERTLDYRTYEPVRDGLFCERIFGPKKRGVCACVKPRMMENDKENYNSNFCTQCGVELAIDPRIRRYRMGYIKLACPIVHIWYFKRRPSYIADLLDKTRKELEDPVYCDVKTYPNVCITRPTAKKPTLLRFQGLRPSKYESWAEKIAYYLSWDFGLVQEREIATGGKAIREQLAGLDLQMIIDRSYIEWKEIDEVISILFSEPENQFSNRKIYAQFKEQKLQKLRRRKDLLVRRMRFAKYFLRTNVEPQWMVLCLLPVLPPDLRPMFQLNEGGVITSDLNELYQTVIRRNNNVLQFIETTSVFLIPDLLPDQKKLVQQAVDALLDNSIGTQPVRDSHDRPYKSFSDFIQGKEGRFRENLLGKRVDYSGRSVIVVGPLLSLYQCGLPREIAIELFQAFLIRDLVERQIAPNLRAAKFLIRDRGPIIWNVLKQIMQKHPILLNRAPTLHRLGIQAFIPVLINERAIRLHPLVCAGFNADFDGDQMAVHVPLSMEAQVEARLLMFSHLNLISPTIGDPICVPTQDMLLGLYRSTLQKNQGIYENRYHPNSSKKKIVSPSFYSYDDALKAYEQKQIDLDSPLWLRWGREIDTSIINSVNRELPIEIQYECLGTFYEIYDHFRIRKGRVGEILNKYIRTTVGRIRFNREIEEAIKGLWTYDIRQEMLLFRI, encoded by the exons AtgaatcaaaatttattttttatgagtGACCAGGATAAACACGAACAACTTCGAATTGGATTAGTTTCTCCCGAGCAGATTCTCGCTTGGTCTGAAAGAATATTACCTAATGGAGAAAGAGTCAGACAAGTTACTACAGAACGCACTTTAGATTATAGAACTTATGAACCAGTAAGAGATGGATTATTTTGTGAAAGAATATTTGGACCTAAGAAAAGGGGAGTTTGTGCTTGTGTAAAACCTCGAatgatggaaaatgacaaggaaaactACAACTCCAATTTTTGTACTCAATGTGGAGTTGAACTTGCTATTGATCCTCGAATTCGAAGATATCGAATGGGATACATTAAACTGGCATGTCCAATTGTTCATATTTGGTATTTCAAACGACGCCCCAGTTATATCGCGGATCTATTAGATAAAACTCGTAAAGAATTAGAAGACCCAGTATACTGCGATGT AAAAACCTATCCAAATGTTTGTATTACTAGGCCCACAGCTAAAAAGCCAACTTTATTGCGATTTCAGGGTTTACGTCCATCTAAGTATGAATCCTGGGCAGAAAAGATTGCTTATTATCTCTCTTGGGATTTTGGGCTAGTTCAAGAGCGAGAAATTGCCACTGGAGGAAAAGCTATCAGAGAACAATTAGCTGGTCTAGATCTGCAAATGATTATAGATCGTTCATATATAGAATGGAAGGAAATAGATGAGGTAATATCTATATTATTTTCGGAGCCAGAGAATCAATTTAGTAATAGAAAAATATATGCTCAATTTAAGGAGCAAAAACTTCAAAAACTTCGAAGAAGAAAGGATCTTTTGGTTAGACGGATGAGATTTGCTAAATATTTTCTTCGAACAAATGTAGAACCACAATGGATGGTTCTATGCCTATTACCAGTTCTTCCTCCCGACCTGAGGCCAATGTTTCAATTAAATGAAGGTGGAGTGATTACTTCGGATCTTAATGAACTTTATCAAACGGTTATCCGTCGAAATAATAATGTTTTACAATTCATAGAAACCACTAGTGTATTTCTAATACCGGATTTATTGCCTGACCAAAAGAAATTAGTCCAACAAGCCGTAGATGCACTTCTTGATAACAGTATAGGCACACAACCGGTGAGAGATAGTCACGATAGACCTTATAAATCGTTCTCAGATTTCATCCAAGGTAAAGAAGGAAGATTTCGTGAAAATTTACTTGGAAAACGGGTCGATTATTCAGGTCGTTCTGTTATTGTGGTAGGTCCCCTTCTCTCATTGTATCAATGTGGATTGCCCCGAGAAATCGCAATAGAGCTTTTTCAAGCATTTTTAATTCGTGATCTGGTTGAACGACAGATTGCTCCCAATCTAAGAGCTGCTAAATTTTTAATTCGAGATAGGGGACCTATTATATGGAACGTACTTAAACAGATTATGCAAAAACATCCCATATTGTTAAATCGAGCACCCACCTTACACAGATTAGGAATACAAGCGTTTATACCTGTTTTAATAAACGAACGTGCCATTCGGTTACACCCATTGGTTTGTGCAGGATTTAATGCGGACTTTGACGGAGATCAGATGGCTGTCCACGTACCTTTATCTATGGAAGCTCAAGTAGAAGCTCGTTTACTTATGTTTTCTcatctcaatcttatctctccaaccATAGGAGATCCTATTTGTGTACCGACTCAAGATATGCTTCTAGGACTTTATAGATCAACTCTTCAAAAAAACCAGGGTATTTATGAAAATAGGTACCATCCAAATAGCTCAAAAAAGAAGATCGTCTCGCCTTCGTTTTATAGCTATGATGATGCGCTTAAAGCTTATGAACAAAAACAAATTGATTTAGACAGTCCTTTATGGCTCCGatgggggagagagatagataccTCTATTATTAATTCAGTAAACCGAGAACTTCCTATCGAAATTCAATATGAATGTTTAGGTACCTTCTACGAAATCTATGATCATTTTCGAATAAGAAAAGGTAGAGTGGGGGAAATACTTAATAAATACATTCGAACAACCGTTGGTCGCATTCGTTTTAATCGAGAAATAGAAGAAGCTATAAAAGGCTTGTGGACTTATGATATCCGACAAGAAATGTTACTATTcagaatttaa